From the genome of Bosea sp. Tri-49, one region includes:
- a CDS encoding sulfurtransferase TusA family protein, with amino-acid sequence MSSIPLNLRGLKCPLPALRVRKALKGAAPGDLFLVECTDPMAAIDIPNLMRETGDAIELSSSEGELLVFHIRKAAA; translated from the coding sequence ATGTCTTCCATTCCGCTCAACCTGCGCGGCCTGAAGTGCCCTCTTCCGGCCCTGCGCGTGCGCAAGGCGCTGAAAGGCGCAGCGCCCGGCGATCTGTTCCTGGTCGAATGCACCGATCCGATGGCGGCGATCGACATCCCGAACCTGATGCGCGAGACCGGCGACGCGATCGAACTCAGCAGCAGCGAGGGCGAGCTGCTGGTCTTCCACATCCGCAAGGCCGCGGCCTAG